A window of the Hippoglossus stenolepis isolate QCI-W04-F060 chromosome 8, HSTE1.2, whole genome shotgun sequence genome harbors these coding sequences:
- the prelid3a gene encoding PRELI domain containing protein 3A isoform X1, producing MKIWSTEHVFSYPWETVIKAAMRKYPNPMNPNVVGVDVLDRSLDAQGRLHSHRLLSTEWGLPSIVRAILGTNHTQTYVKEHSIVDPDEKKMELCSTNITLTNLISVDERLLYRPHPDNPEVTVLTQEAIITVKGVSLSSYLEGMMARRMSANARKGWDAIEWIIQNSETENMPL from the exons ATGAAGATTTGGAGCACGGAGCATGTTTTCAG TTACCCGTGGGAGACGGTGATCAAGGCTGCAATGAGAAAGTACCCCAACCCCATGAACCCTAACGTGGTCGGCGTGGACGTGCTGGACCGCAGCCTGGACGCCCAGGGACGCCTGCACAGCCACAGACTCCTCAGCACAGAGTGGGGCCTGCCGAGCATCGTACGAGCG ataCTGGGAACcaaccacacacaaacctacGTGAAGGAGCACTCCATAGTCGACCCAGACGAGAAAAAGATGGAGCTGTGCTCAACAAAT attaCTCTGACCAACCTCATATCAGTGGACGAGAGGCTTCTTTACAGGCCCCACCCAGACAACCCTGAGGT TACCGTCCTGACCCAGGAGGCCATCATCACAGTCAAGGGAGTCAGTCTAAGCAGTTACCTGGAGGGGATGATGGCCAGGAGAATGTCGGCCAACGCCAGGAAg GGTTGGGATGCTATTGAGTGGATTATTCAGAACTCTGAAACAGAGAACATGCCTCTCTGA
- the elovl4a gene encoding elongation of very long chain fatty acids protein 4a — translation MEIVTHFINDTIEFYKWTLTIADKRVEKWPLMNNPLPTLAISTSYLLFLWLGPKYMKNREPFQLRKTLIVYNFSMVFLNFFIFKELFMAARSASYSYICQPVDYSEDPNEVRVAGALWWYFISKGIEYLDTVFFILRKKFNQVTFLHVYHHCTMFTLWWIGIKWVAGGQSFFGAHMNAVIHVLMYLYYGLASCGPKIQKYLWWKKYLTIIQMVQFHVTIGHTALSLYVNCDFPHWMHYSLICYAITFIILFGNFYYQTYRRQLPRRDASSSSSKAGKALSNGALNGLSKAANGAVVMGSKEEKPQENSGRRKRKGRAKRD, via the exons ATGGAGATTGTGACCCATTTTATCAATGACACCATAGAGTTCTACAAATGGACCCTAACCATAGCAG ACAAGCGAGTGGAGAAATGGCCTCTGATGAACAACCCCCTGCCCACACTGGCCATCAGCACCTCCTACTTGCTCTTTCTCTGGCTGGGGCCCAAATACATGAAGAACAGAGAACCCTTCCAGCTCCGCAAGACCCTCATTGTCTACAACTTCAGCATGGTCTTCCTCAACTTCTTCATCTTTAAAGAG CTGTTTATGGCGGCGCGGTCTGCAAGCTACAGTTACATCTGTCAACCGGTGGATTATTCAGAGGACCCCAATGAAGTCAGG GTGGCAGGAGCTCTGTGGTGGTATTTCATATCCAAAGGCATCGAGTACCTGgacacagtgtttttcatcctgagaaaAAAATTCAACCAGGTTACCTTCCTGCACGTCTACCACCACTGCACCATGTTCACTCTCTGGTGGATCGGCATCAAATGGGTGGCAGGAGGACAGT CGTTCTTCGGTGCGCACATGAACGCAGTGATCCATGTCTTGATGTATCTGTACTATGGCCTGGCCTCCTGCGGACCTAAGATCCAGAAGTACctgtggtggaagaagtatttGACCATCATCCAGATG GTCCAGTTCCACGTCACCATCGGCCACACGGCCTTGTCCCTCTATGTCAACTGCGACTTCCCCCACTGGATGCACTACTCCCTCATCTGCTACgccatcaccttcatcatcctcttcgGCAACTTCTACTACCAGACCTATCGCCGCCAGCTGCCCAGGCGCgacgcttcctcctcctcctccaaggcAGGCAAGGCCCTCTCTAACGGGGCCCTCAACGGCCTCAGCAAGGCCGCCAACGGAGCGGTGGTGATGGGAAGCAAAGAGGAAAAGCCCCAGGAGAACTccgggaggaggaagaggaaaggaagagcTAAAAGGGATTAG
- the prelid3a gene encoding PRELI domain containing protein 3A isoform X2 — protein sequence MKIWSTEHVFSYPWETVIKAAMRKYPNPMNPNVVGVDVLDRSLDAQGRLHSHRLLSTEWGLPSIVRAILGTNHTQTYVKEHSIVDPDEKKMELCSTNITLTNLISVDERLLYRPHPDNPEVTVLTQEAIITVKGVSLSSYLEGMMARRMSANARKGCSSTVMTTLPGCSS from the exons ATGAAGATTTGGAGCACGGAGCATGTTTTCAG TTACCCGTGGGAGACGGTGATCAAGGCTGCAATGAGAAAGTACCCCAACCCCATGAACCCTAACGTGGTCGGCGTGGACGTGCTGGACCGCAGCCTGGACGCCCAGGGACGCCTGCACAGCCACAGACTCCTCAGCACAGAGTGGGGCCTGCCGAGCATCGTACGAGCG ataCTGGGAACcaaccacacacaaacctacGTGAAGGAGCACTCCATAGTCGACCCAGACGAGAAAAAGATGGAGCTGTGCTCAACAAAT attaCTCTGACCAACCTCATATCAGTGGACGAGAGGCTTCTTTACAGGCCCCACCCAGACAACCCTGAGGT TACCGTCCTGACCCAGGAGGCCATCATCACAGTCAAGGGAGTCAGTCTAAGCAGTTACCTGGAGGGGATGATGGCCAGGAGAATGTCGGCCAACGCCAGGAAg ggctgcagctccactgtgaTGACCACTCTCCCTGGCTGCAGCTCCTGA